The region GGTAGTTTAAGATCTGTCCGTGGCTGGCTGCTTTATACGGATGTTTCATAAAGTATTCCAGTAACTGAAACTCCTTTTTACTAAGCTGAACGCTACGTTGTCCACATTTAACCGATTGCCAAAAAAGTGTTTGACTGTCACAGTCTAATGTTAAATTACCAAATCGTAGCTGTAGAGATTGAAATTGGGGAAAGCGACGCCGCAGTGCCCGCAATCGTGCCAATAGTTCCTCTCGTCGAAATGGTTTCATCAAATAATCATCAGCACCAGCATCCAAACTTAAAACTCCATCTTCCCAGCGATCAGGCTTAACTAATATTAGCACCAGCAAAGAACTCTGTTGATTGCGTAAGCGTTTGCATAATTCTAATCCTGTTAGACCTGGCAACTCCCAATTCAAGATTGACAGTATATACTGATTATATTGACTATCTAAATAATTCCAGGCTGAAACTCCATCTTGTACCCAATCAACAATATATTTCTCCTGAAGCAGATCTCGATAAATAGATATTCCCAAATCTAGCTCATTTTCAGCAAACAAAATTTTCATCGCAAATAGTGATTATCTAAGAAATGCCAACGCTGTGATCGCATGAATGCTGATCTCCAGCTTCACAGTTCACGATGAGATTAAGATGAGATTAGGGTTAATCTTTGATATTCCTCTGTATCAGAAAAGCTCAATAAAGTTCTTCCAACTCAGGATGTGAGTGAGACCAATGTTACTTTATAAAAGATCACTGGTTCTTCTTAGATTGTTGAAAGAACTCTATTGAGTGTCTACTAAAATCATAAAATCTCTGGATGAAGTTAGGATGAAAAACATAGCCAGGGTTACTTACTCACTATCTACTTAGATACTTCCTGAATTGACTAATCATCACTATATTTGGCTTCATGAAAAAAGGCGGCCTATTAAGTACCGCCTAAGATTAACGGAGGTGTGAGAAGATTTCGATGCTAACCACACAAATGAAGGCTAGTTCAAAGAATTAAGGGAATTGATCTGGGGTTCTTAGAATGTAAAGGTAGTCCGAACTACACCAACAAACTGAGTATTATTCGCGCTATTCCCTTCAGGGTTGAATAATACGAATACTCCGGGCGTAATAGCAATGTTGTCATTCACCCGGTAGCGGTAGAACGCTTCAAGATGGAAGGGTGGATCTTCATCCAGACGACGGCGCACGTTCGGGTTGGGTAAGCCACGATTGGGACCAGTGGCGAAGCGAGCACGAAAATCGTTATCCACTACGCGAGGTTGCATCCCAAACAATAGTCCCAATAGATTACCTTTGCGTCCTAAGTCGGGGAAGCCCAAGAAACCAGCCCAGTTAACGATTCGTGCTTCTTCGCTGGTACGTCGATTGTTGGCAAAGCTGTAGCCGTACCAACCTCCTATCGTAATGGCAGGAGTTAAGCGCCATTGAACTTGGGCAGAAAGGTTATCAGTAGCTGTTGCCTCGCCACCGAAAGGATTGGCGGCGTAGCCTGTGCCAGTACTGCCGAAGAGGTTTGGAGCACCTTGATTGAAAACGGTTGAACTGCCTGGGAAATAGGAGCGAACGTAGGTGAAGCCAATATCAAAGGTGCGAGAAGGGCGAAAGACAATTTGCCCAACGGCAGCATAGTTGCCGTTGAACAGCCCATTCTTCTCTCCCGGATCGTTTGCATTCACATCAGAGAAATAACCACCCTGCAAGCTGAATTGGGGGCTAAAACGGTAGTCAAACGAAATTCCTGGAGAACTCGTAAATCCCTGGTTGTTAGCGCGGAAGATTGGATTAAACCGTCCAAAGCGAGAAACAGATCCAAAGCCACTGCTTTCAAATGCGCTGAGGGGTTCGATGAGAGAACTGTAAATTCGACTTTGAACTGCGTCAACCTGGATGCGGAGATTTTGTCCGAGAGGAAACCGATAATAAAGGTGGTCAACGTTGACGGCATTTGATTCGTTGCCATCGAAGCTTAGTCGGGTTTCATTAGTACCTGTAAAGTTGCCGCTGAAAGGGGTAACATTGCGTGCTTGCAGCCGCACTCGAAGCCGATCTCTTCCTGTAAAACTGGAATCAAGCGCAAGACGAACGCGATTACCGAAGATAGTTTCAGTACGATCGTCTTCTAGGTTGCCTCGGTTGTTGGCGTTGACCCCGCCTAGAAAGCTGTCATTGCCAGTAAAAATGGCACGATCGCCAAAGGTATCAGCAACCGCAAAAATGACTTCACCGCTTAGTTTCGTCGTTGTGGAGAATTGCTGCTTTTCTAGGGTTGCTGTGCGAACCTCCAGCGCTTCAACCCGACCTCGCAATGCTGAGAGTTCAGCCGCAAACTCCTCCTGTAAGCGCTTTACGACCTCCAAATCTTCTTTTCTAACAAAATCAGCCGTGGCAGCCGCGATCAATTCCTGAATTTTGTCTAAGCAAGCATTGAGTCCAGCGGCGAACTCGTAGCGAGTGAGGGCACGATTTCCCCGGTAAGTTTTGTCGGGATAGCCCACGATGCAACCATAGCGTTCAACCAACGACTGTAAGGCTTGAAATGCCCAATCTGTTGGGTTGACATCCGAGAATTGAGAAACTGAGGTTACTTGATTCATTGCTCCATTTTTGCCCTCAGCGCTGTAGCTGCTAACTTGTTGTAAAGTTGCACTACTTTCTGAAACACTGGCTTGCTCCAACGTCAGAGCTTTAGGTTTAGCTGCTGCGTTAAGACCCATTTGCTTGGGTGCTGAATCTGCGATCGCGGATTCAGAAAGTACCAGCACCATCATCAAAAATGCTGGAGCACTCCAGCCAAGATCTCTCAGTAAACGCATTTTTCATCCTCACACTCAATAATGAAGAACAGAGCATCCGTACTGCTAATTGAGTTACAATTCTGCTAGAACGCTCCTATTTAGAGCTTGACAGGATGAAGTGAAATCCCGATGACAATCGTTGATAGAAGTTTAACGTCTGATTAATTCAACACAAACTCAAGCTTAAGAGAGCGATCGCAGATCGCGAATGTACACAGTTTTGAGGAATTAGCCGCCTAAAAAACTTTTTTATCGATGAACCATTAATCAGAGGCTTGTACACAGGTATCAATCAGGGCTTCCCAAATTTTCCCCGAATCTAAACTGTCTGTTTTGCAATGGCAACGAACCGAAACTGACAGTCCTTTCCGATACAGATGGTGGCACCGCTCTATTTCTTCGCTTTCAGGGAACTGAAGTCACCAGTACAATCTTGTTACACTCTTAAATTCAACCCCTCAGTTTAGGTTCTAAATCACCTCCAGTTCAAAAACCAGAGATTTTTCTAAGGAAAAACAAACAGATTTGGAGGTGAATAAGGTTTAATTCAATTTGGCATTCTCAAAGAAAACGCTATAACACCTTGAACAATCATTGCACTGTGTTCTTTCCAGCATAGTGGAACAGTTGTGTTTAACAATAGCTCTAAAAAACGATTGTAATCATTTTTAAAGGCTAAATATTAATCCCTCACAAGTTCCTCATAAGTTCCTTAAAATGTTTTGTTAATCTAATAAGTAAGAGGAGGAGTCAGAGAGAGGAGGTGTAAACCTGAGGGGGCGATTAGCATGACAAAATCAATTATCAATTTAACGTTGCCATTGGTGGTTGCAGAGATTGAGCAAGTTTTAGGAGGCTATCCTCACTACCCTTATCAACAAGCTTTTGCCAATCCTGACCTGCGCCAAGAACTCATTGCTTACGTTCTGACACATATCCGCAGCGTTTATGTAGCAATTGATGAAGGAAAGCAACAAATTGACAAGCTAAGACCGGGATCTGACTTAGGGGAAACCCAATCGTGTCTAGAGTCTTTTGTTCATCAAGGAATTAACTCCATTCTGCAACAGCATCAAGCAATGGCAGATTTTCAAGTACCTAAAGAAAATGATGGATACTTAGCTGCTTCTCACTGGTTTGGCTAAATGCAGGAGGCTAAAATGCATCGCTTCGATTATGTGATTTTAGGGGCTGGACTGGGTGGACTTTCCACTGCTGCTTGCTTAGCTCGGCAGGGGCATAGGGTTATTGTTTTAGAAAGACACTACTTACCCGGTGGCTGTTGTCATACCTTTGATTACGGAGAGTACCGCTTCTGTGCAGATGTTCACTATATCTCTCAGTGCGGTCCTGGTGAAACGATTGACCAATTTCTCACCTATATTGAGCGAAACATCCCATTTAATTCACTAGATCCCGATTGTATTGATCGGGTCATTACCCCAGATGTTGATTTCAGCATTCCATTAGGGTGGGAAACTCTGCGTGCTCGCTTACTGGCAGAGTTTCCAGATGAAGCGATCGCGATTAATCGCTACTGTGACGAAATTCGTCGTCTGCATCAAGATATCCGCAGCCTGACTCAAGAAGTGCGTTGGTATAACACTAAATGGTCTGATTGGCTGAAATTACCCAAATACTGGAATCTTTTTGCCAAACGAGATTGGACACTGCAAGACTTGTATGACCATGTTGGATTATCCCCCAAACTGCAAAACCTGTTAGCTGGGCAAAGTGGAGACTATGCCTTGCCCCCCAATGAAATTGCTTTGCTAACGCATACGTCGCTAGTTTGGGATTATTCGGAAGGAGCCTACTATCCCAAACACCATTTCAAGCAATTTGTAGACACTATTGTGGAAGCCATTACTACCAGAGGAGGAATTGTCCAGCTTTCCACGCCCGTTGAGCATATCGAAGTGCGCAACCATCAGGTGCAATACATTGTTGCCAACGGCGAACACTATATGGCTGAACAGGCATACATCAGCGACCTCGATCCTAAATTGACAGTGCAACTCATGCATGCCCCTACTGCCTTGAGTTCACGGGAATACCACCGCTTAACGAGCTATACCTATTCTGCCAGTGCCTTTAACATCTATCTGGGATTGGATAGTCGCTTTGAGCCAGAACGCTACGGTATTGGTAACTGGAATATCTGGTACTATCCCACGGGCGATCTGAATCGGGAATATCAACAACAGTTGCAGGGTGATCTCAGCCATCCGTGGATTTTTCTCTCTTGCCCAACCATGAAATCTCAGGAACCGGGAATGGCTCCTGATGGGCATCATGTGTTAGAGATTGCAACAGTTTGCCCTTATGAACCGTTTGCCCAACTGCATCAAACCGATCTCAAAGCTTACAAAGCGAAAAAACGTGAGGTCTACAAAGCAGTGATGACCAGTGTTCGCGAATTGATTCCTGATGTGGATACCTATGCACGGATGAAACTCTATGGCACACCTACCACCAGTGAATATTATCTGGGACAACCCCAGGGCAATATTTACGGTGCGAAGTTAATTCCACGGCAAGTCGGTCTTAATCGGCTGGGATACACGACTGAATTACCTAATCTCTTCCTGGTGGGGGCAAGTGCCGGATATCCCAGCGTACCAGGTGTGATTGGAAATGGGATGGATGTCGTGGAGTTGATTACTGGGCGATCGCCCTGGGCAACCACAAAATCCCCGCAGCCCCTGACTCCATCAATTTCGTAAACCAAGTCCAACTCGAAAACTAGGCGTTTTTCGAAGAGAAATCTACGGATTTAGGCATAAACAGGGTTTAGTCTATCAAAAATCACCTCAGAGGTGAGTACTATGTTTCATAAAATCTTAGCCGCAATAGACGTTCCGCCAATGAGTCGATTGGTTTTCGACTGTGCCTTATCTTTGGCAAAATCATTTGATGCTCAGTTAGGATTGCTCTATGTTTTTACCTTTGAAGAGTTTGAAACATTACCAGCTCCAAAACTGGAAACGTTAGATTCCTATCCAGGGCTGCTCGATGCTCCTGCCAAGTGTTATGTTGGGCATTTGGAAACAGATCATCTCAATGCATTTGATAATCCAGAACTCAGACTCCTACATTCCTATACTCACCAGGCAACTGAGCAAGGAATATCGGCTGATCTTTTCCAATGTATCGGCAATCCAGGCAATGTCATTTGTGATTTTGCCAAAGCCTGGCAAGCAGACCTGATTGTTATTGGACATCGAGGACACATCGGCTTTACAGAATTTGTTTTGGGTAGTGTGAGTAATTACGTCATTCATCATGCCCCCTGTTCTGTCCACGTTGTTCATCACGTTGTTCATCCTCGATTTGGCAAATCCTCAAATACTAAAATAGCGACCCATCAATAAATAATGGAGGCGATCGCCTCCATCCTGAATCGCTTGTCTTTATTCAGTAAACCCCTCGCCCTCTCTGGGAAAGGGGTTGGGGTGAGGGCAGTTTGAGTTGTGTCAGTCAATCAGCAGTAAACCCATATTGGTGATTTCTAGGGAGGTGCCTCTATGTTGCGACCTCATATTCCTGAAGCATATCGATGGATTATTTTGTGGTTGCTTGTAGCATTACTTCTGCTCATCGCCCAGGCAGCCCTATCTCCCCCTACAGCAATGATGATCGCAATCAGTTAGTCAGTAAAACATTTAACCCTAGCAGGCAGTTTCTCGCTGCAATCAGGATTATGACACTCCATTTCCCATGATCGTAAGAGACTGGGAAATATACGGCTGAGTTCGCATCAGATACTACTCGCAACTGGTAATTGTTCTGGTACCCTAGAGCACAGCTTGAATGACTGACTGTATTGAGGAGATTGTGATGGGTTCTTGCTTTGTTTTGCGGCGATTTCAGTCTACAGTCCTAGGACTTATGCTTGTTATCCCCTTAGCCACATTAGCGGGGTGTACGGGGCAACAAACATCTCAACCAGTTGCCTCTCCAATAACGAATCAGCCTGGTTCATCTGGCACAAACGCTACAGCCAAGCGCCTTGCAGTTGTGTTACCTGGAGTACCAAATGATCAGTCCTGGGATCAAGCTGCTTATGACGCGGCTCAAGCACTGAAGGCAAAAGGTGTGGATGTTGTGGTAGCAGAGGCAGTTTCTCCGGCAGATGCGCCTAGGGTACTCCGTCAGTATGCTGATGCAGGCTATACGACCATTGTGGCGCACTCGTTTAACTTCCAGGATGCCGTATTTCAAGTAGCAAAAGAGTATCCGAATATTAATTTTGCCTGGGCAGGTGGGATTCAGAGAACGGGCGCGAATGTGGCAGATTATGACCAGCCGTTTTATCAAGGGGCTTACCTAGTGGGGCTAGTTGCTGCCAAACTTAGTAAAACTGGAAAACTTGGTGCTGTGCATGGGTTTGATATTCCAGTTTGTCATGCAATGGGCAAGGCTATGCTAGCAGGGGCGAAAAAGATGCGTCCAGATGCCAAGCTCGTTGCCTCCGCTGCAGGTGATTGGTATGACGTGGCGAAAGCAAAAGAGGCAGCTATCGCCCAAGCAGAGACAGGCGTTGATTTTTGGATTGGATGCGGAACGGGCCCCGTGTTGGGAGCAATTCAGGCAGCGAATACGAAAGGTGGATATGTCACCAGCTATGTAGGGGACATGTCATCTCAGGGACCCAAGGTGGTTGCCGCAAACTTAATCTGGAATCTAGAACCGTTGTTTACCAAAATGCTAGAAGATACTGCCGCAAAAACATTTGCTAATAAGTTTTATCAACTGGCAATCCCTGAGGATGTAATCCAAGTTGAGGTAACGCCTGCATTCAAAGATAAAGTTGGTGCGGACACAATTAAGCAGATGGAAGAGACTCGCTCCAAGATTGCATCTGGTGAGATTAAAGTTCCCTTTGTACCTAAATAAATCATGACTGATATACTGCTGCCGGAAACGATCGCCGTCAAAATGCAGGGGATTACCAAGCAATTTCATGGGGTGATTGCCAATCAACAGGTTGATTTTGCAGTGAAAGCTGGTGAAATCCATGCTTTGCTGGGTGAAAACGGAGCTGGTAAAACCACGTTAATGAATATTCTCTGTGGTTTATACGAACCGGATGCAGGGGAGATTTGGCTCTACGGAAAACCTGTGCAATTAAAATCACCTAAGGCGGCGATCGCGGCAGGCATTGGCATGGTCCATCAGCACTTTCGGCTAGTTGAACGGTTTACAGTCGCAGAAAATCTATTGCTGGGGCAGGAACCCCGTCGATGGTTGCGTGAATCTCCTCGCCAACTGCACAACCGTCTCCAGCAATTTGCCGAGCAATACGGGCTGAAGATCAACCCCTCTGCGCCCGTTTGGCAGCTTTCTGTAGGTGAACAGCAGCGAGTCGAAATCTTGAAAGCCCTGACTCGCAATGTCAATGTGCTGATTCTGGATGAACCCACTGCCGTCCTCACTCCTCAAGAAGCTGAAGCCCTAATGGCAACCTTGCGCACCTTAGCAGCCCAAGGCATCGCCATTATTTTCATCTCTCATAAATTGAAAGAAGTGATGGCATTGTGTCACCGTATCACCGTTTTGCGGGATGGGCAAACCATTGCCACTGTGACCACTCAAGACACGAGTGAACGAGAGTTAGCGCGGATGATGGTTGGGCGAGAAGTGGAACTGCGACGGCGACAGAAAATCATTGAAGATGAAGGTCTACCCTCCTCCTTATCCACTGCTCCACCTCCTATTTCCCATGTCTCACCTGTTTTACACCTGAAAAACCTCTGGGTTATTGGCGATCATGGGCTTCCAGCCTTGCGAGGCATCGACCTGACATTGTATCCAGGGGAGATTGTGGGGATTGCAGGAGTGGATGGTAATGGGCAGCGGGAGTTGGAAGAGGCGATTGCCGGATTGCGTCCACTCAGCAATGGTGAAATTTTATGTGAGAAAGCATTGGCTCATATCCCCAGCGATCGCTACTCAATGGGGTTGTTGACTGAGTTTTCGGTTGCTGAAAATTTAGTACTGAAAGACATCACTTATCCACCATTTTCCCAGCGTGGGATTGTGCGTCCTCGTATGATTATGAACCATGCAGTTGATCTGGTGCAACGCTATCTGATTCGGACACCATCCGTTCAAACCCGCGCTGGCAAGCTATCTGGTGGTAATGCGCAAAAAGTGGTATTCGCCAGAGAATTAAACCGCCCCCATCAAATTGTATTAGCCGCTCAACCAACCCGGGGACTGGATATTAGCGCAACCGAGTTTGTGCACGCTCAGTTGTTAGCGCGGCGGGATGCTGGAGTAGCAGTGCTGCTCATCTCAACGGATCTGGATGAGATTTTGAACTTGAGCGATCGCATTGCAGTACTCTACGAAGGACAAATTCGTGGTTGGATGGAAAGCGCAACCGTCGATATTCACCATCTCGGTTTATTAATGGCTGGTAAAGCAGAATAATTAATATCTGACATCCGCTTACTCATTAGCACCTATCTAATATTCAATCCAATTACTCAATCCAATAAAGCCATTGACTCAAGAAAAGAATTACTTAGAAACATTTAGAAACATTAAGTCTTGAAACTAAGGTATGCTGAATTTAGTACGCCTCACAGTTTCTTTACAACTTTATCCTAGAACAAGAAAAGGAGTTAACTGTCGTCTGCATCTTAGCCCTTAGATCGACCGCAAAACTCCTTGCTTTGAGTAAGCGTTTGAGGAATCATCATGGTGAATACGACAGTCAATGCTTCCGATCATCTCTGGTTCACCAACTCTTTTGTGGCAACATCTCAACATCTTGTTGCGGCTTTAAAGCACCTTCAGGCACAATCCAGCAGCACGCTTCCAGGCATTGTTTACACTTACGACTTAATCAACCAACAGACTCTTTGCTCCAGTAATTCGCTAGCAGCAATGTTGGGTTTTACCCCAGAAGACATCAATGCATTGGGAGTATTTGGGTTAGCGAAGCTGATTCACCCGGATGATTTACGGGCGGTAGCGGATCATTTTCAGCGGTTTATCACCTTGCAAGAAGGAGAGGTGATTGCCGTTGAGTATCGCATGCAGCGAGCCGATGGTATCTGGTGTTGGGTGCGATCGCAAGAGACATTGATTGCACAAGTGGCTGATGATCTGCCCCAGATACTCGGGCTAGTTCAAATCATGACTCCACTGATGCCTGATGCTGATAACCCCTCGATTGCAAAACACCTGATGGATGATCGAGATAGCAACCAGGGCTTTTTACCCTGGCTATCAACAGAAACAGGATTTCAACAGCAGCAATCATCCTGTCAAAATAATTGTTATTAATTGTTATCCTCAATTGCTGTGTTCACACCTATTGGCTTGAGCAGAACCATTTTTGAGCCATACTTGCCGGGGAATACCAATTTGAATCTGGTTTTGGTCAAAGGCGATTTTAATGCGTCGTCGCAATTCTCTGGCAACTAACCACTGTTTCAACGGCGCAGTTTTAATCCAGTTCCGGATGACGATGCCACTATGGGAAAGTTGCTCCACGCCAAAAACTTCCTGAGTGTCCAGAATTACAGATTGCCATTCTGGATCCTGCGCCATTTGCTCAACCGTTTCTCGGACGATCGCAAGAGCACGGTCAACATCCGTGTTATAAGCTACTTCAATCTGAAAATCTGTACGTGCCCAAGTTCGGGATCGGTTTTCTACGGTAGAAATCAAACTGTTCGGTAGGGTAATCAACCCTCCTTCATCACTGCGAATTTGGGTTACTCGCAAATTCAAATTTTCTACCATTCCAGAAACATCGCCGACTCTGATGTTATCCCCAATCCGAAACTGATCTTCTAGCAGGATAAGAAATCCATTCACCAGGTCTTTGACAAGACTCTGAGCAGCAAAAGAGATTGCCAGAGCAATTAATGCCCCCAGTGTCAGAAGGGATGCAGGGGCCAGTTGGAGTCGCTGAAGCATCCATAAAACTGCCACTGTGTAGAGCAAGACCATTTTCAGTCCTTTGATGACATTGGCAATCGTGGCAATTCGTTGCAGATTTGCTTCAGTTAAAGACTGCTCCTTTTCGCGGCTTTGAATGAAGCGATCAGTTGCAATATCTGTCAACCGATTGATCAAACCAGTGAAAAACCAGGTTAAAAGAAACACAATTGGAATAGTAATCACGTTCCTGGCAAACTGGCGGGTTTGAGGAAAAAGACTAAGGCTGTAGGCAGTGCCAATTACCCAAACTAGAGCGATCGCCCAAAACATCAACCATCGTAGAAACTGCACTAGTTGCAGACGACGCTGAAGCCCAAACGGATAGCGGAGTTCTTGTAACAAAGGGACTCTTGCCTCTAGCGCCAGTGGTTCAGTTGCAGGCTGTTCTGCGGCTGAAATTGCAGCGATTTCGGCTTGCTTGCGTTGCTCAAGCTTGTGTTTGTGGTGTCGCAACAATGTCCACAAAGTTCCCAGCACTAGCGTCAGCAGCCCTGTCGCAGTCAATGTTTTGGCTGCTGTAGAAATTTGTTGCTGCAATGCTTCCGGTTGGCGCAGTTTTAGAGCCTGACGCAGCGCATCCTCCAAGATCTTTTTCCATCGTTTTGCTAGTTGCTGCTGATTGGTTGAGTAATACTGAGCATCTGCATTGGTCACTGTTAACAGCACTCTGGGTTCAGCCAGGTTGGCATCTTTGACAAATAACACAGGCTGTTCATTGATAGTTTCAATCACAACTTCGAGCGTTTCTGGATCTAATCCTGGTTCATCCGGATCGCCATTAATCAACTGTTCTAGATTGGTTTCAATTTGTTTAGCACGAATTTCGACAGGGATTTGAGCACCAGGATCATTACGATTTAACACTGTGGGAGAGGCTACTCTAAACAGTTCACTTCCATCCAGCCGAACTGCTGCCGATTCTAAAGTGCCGCGCCGTTCAACCCCAACCGGGGGAAGTGCCTGGTTTTCTCTGGGAACAGTTAAAGAGGGTAATTGTCCTAAGGCAATGGGTTGCCGGATCGCACTCTGAAACAGGACCAGCAACAGGGTGACGCTCCACAAGACAAATCCGCGCAACAGGTTGGGACATTTCCAGCGGTAGCGGTTAAATATCGGTGCGATCGCTCTAGCCATGAGAGATAAAACTAATGGAACTTAGGAAATTGTATAAGGAGCTAGACAGATTCTAAGAAAAGCGGGAAGGACGTTTAGGAAGCGTGGTAGCTAACAGGAAGCAAACTCCCGTTACAATGAGTGCTACTAACAAAGAGCTTCGCATTGCTGAAGTTGCGGCTTCCAACCCAATTGATTGAAGAAGTGGTCGGATGGATGGCGATACCTGTGCAGCGATCGCGCTTCTAACTTCTGCCTTGGATAAGGTTTGAATCACTCCTTGCAATTCAGCAATAAGCTGACTGCGCTGTGCTGGTTCGATGCTTTTTCCCAATTGCTGTAAAACACCATCCACAATGTCACGCGAGGCGAAGTATACCAATGTTGTGCCAAGAATCCCTCTTCCTAGAGAATTACCCAAATTTTGAATGGGATTGTAAATACCAGAGCCTTCTGGCTTTTCTTCTGGTAACGTAGCAGCATAGGTCAAGCGACTAATGTAAGCCAAAAACAACCCTGACCCAACTCCCATGATGATCAAGCCAGGCATTAATTCCAGGGAGGTTACCCGGAGATGCATACAACGATACAGCCACCCAATGCCAGTCGCTAGCAAAATCAGCCCGCTGTAAATAATATATTTCGGCGGAAAGCGTCGTTCTAAGGTCAAAAGCTTCAACACCACAACGATTGAAATAATCATCGTTACGTTATAGGGAATTACGGTAAGTGCCGTTTGGAACGGGTTCAACGCCAGCACAATCGGTAAAAACTGATAAAGATTAAATTGCAAGCCAGCCGTTACCATCGTATGCAACATCGCGGTAAACATCCCCAACACAAATCTTGGCTTTCGCAAGAGACCAACGCGAAATACTGAAGCTAGAGATCGGTTAGCCTGCCGTCGCTGCCAAAAAATGAACAACCCCAGAAGGATCACCCCTACGGCAATGAGCGTTGGTGCAATTGAGAGTGCAAACGGCGGCAACACAACCCCTGCAACTGCGAATATACGCCTCGGCTCCCACCAGCCAAACTCGCCTGCTAAACTAATGCCTGTCAAAATCGATCCCAGTCCTAAAAATGAAAGTAAGCCTCCCATCCAGTCAATGGGCTGCTCACAGCGAACAAGCAATTTGGGCAGCGATCGCTGGAATCGAAAAATCAGAAGCAGAACCCCCAACGAAGGAACAAATGCCCATCGCCAACCGACGTTAAACGCGATGTAGCCACCCAGTAAGGCACCCGACAAACTCCCCAGCGCTGAAGCAACAATTAGCAAGACGGCAGCTTGTTCTTCTGCTTTCCCCTCGTAAGCCAGATCCGCGATCGTCCAGGGAGTGCTAATGAGGGGCGTTGCTGCTAGCCCGGTTAAAACTGCAAAGCTGATAGCCATCAGTCCAATCGTTGGACTCAAGGTAGTCAAAGTAATCCCAACGCCATACAAAGTTAAGCCAGTGAAAAAGACGCGAGTTCGCCCATAAAAGCGACATAAATTTTCTGTCGTTGGCGCGAAAGAAGCCATGATCAAGGAAAATAACACCAGAATACTTTGAATGCTGCCGATGCTGGAATTGAAATCACGCACAATCGCGGGCATGATAGCAGGCAAAACGCTAACGTTATAGGCAACGATGAACAAAGTCAGGCTGAGTACCCAAAAGCCTTGACGCTCTAGTTGAATCGTTTGCGCCTGCTCCATAAAATCCCTCCATCCTAGGCAGCTTTGTCA is a window of Leptolyngbyaceae cyanobacterium JSC-12 DNA encoding:
- a CDS encoding putative ABC-type transport system, periplasmic component/surface lipoprotein (IMG reference gene:2510098334~PFAM: Basic membrane protein), whose protein sequence is MGSCFVLRRFQSTVLGLMLVIPLATLAGCTGQQTSQPVASPITNQPGSSGTNATAKRLAVVLPGVPNDQSWDQAAYDAAQALKAKGVDVVVAEAVSPADAPRVLRQYADAGYTTIVAHSFNFQDAVFQVAKEYPNINFAWAGGIQRTGANVADYDQPFYQGAYLVGLVAAKLSKTGKLGAVHGFDIPVCHAMGKAMLAGAKKMRPDAKLVASAAGDWYDVAKAKEAAIAQAETGVDFWIGCGTGPVLGAIQAANTKGGYVTSYVGDMSSQGPKVVAANLIWNLEPLFTKMLEDTAAKTFANKFYQLAIPEDVIQVEVTPAFKDKVGADTIKQMEETRSKIASGEIKVPFVPK
- a CDS encoding ATPase component of uncharacterized ABC-type transporter (IMG reference gene:2510098335~PFAM: ABC transporter), with the protein product MTDILLPETIAVKMQGITKQFHGVIANQQVDFAVKAGEIHALLGENGAGKTTLMNILCGLYEPDAGEIWLYGKPVQLKSPKAAIAAGIGMVHQHFRLVERFTVAENLLLGQEPRRWLRESPRQLHNRLQQFAEQYGLKINPSAPVWQLSVGEQQRVEILKALTRNVNVLILDEPTAVLTPQEAEALMATLRTLAAQGIAIIFISHKLKEVMALCHRITVLRDGQTIATVTTQDTSERELARMMVGREVELRRRQKIIEDEGLPSSLSTAPPPISHVSPVLHLKNLWVIGDHGLPALRGIDLTLYPGEIVGIAGVDGNGQRELEEAIAGLRPLSNGEILCEKALAHIPSDRYSMGLLTEFSVAENLVLKDITYPPFSQRGIVRPRMIMNHAVDLVQRYLIRTPSVQTRAGKLSGGNAQKVVFARELNRPHQIVLAAQPTRGLDISATEFVHAQLLARRDAGVAVLLISTDLDEILNLSDRIAVLYEGQIRGWMESATVDIHHLGLLMAGKAE
- a CDS encoding PAS domain S-box (IMG reference gene:2510098336~PFAM: PAS fold~TIGRFAM: PAS domain S-box), with protein sequence MVNTTVNASDHLWFTNSFVATSQHLVAALKHLQAQSSSTLPGIVYTYDLINQQTLCSSNSLAAMLGFTPEDINALGVFGLAKLIHPDDLRAVADHFQRFITLQEGEVIAVEYRMQRADGIWCWVRSQETLIAQVADDLPQILGLVQIMTPLMPDADNPSIAKHLMDDRDSNQGFLPWLSTETGFQQQQSSCQNNCY
- a CDS encoding small-conductance mechanosensitive channel (IMG reference gene:2510098337~PFAM: Mechanosensitive ion channel), with amino-acid sequence MARAIAPIFNRYRWKCPNLLRGFVLWSVTLLLVLFQSAIRQPIALGQLPSLTVPRENQALPPVGVERRGTLESAAVRLDGSELFRVASPTVLNRNDPGAQIPVEIRAKQIETNLEQLINGDPDEPGLDPETLEVVIETINEQPVLFVKDANLAEPRVLLTVTNADAQYYSTNQQQLAKRWKKILEDALRQALKLRQPEALQQQISTAAKTLTATGLLTLVLGTLWTLLRHHKHKLEQRKQAEIAAISAAEQPATEPLALEARVPLLQELRYPFGLQRRLQLVQFLRWLMFWAIALVWVIGTAYSLSLFPQTRQFARNVITIPIVFLLTWFFTGLINRLTDIATDRFIQSREKEQSLTEANLQRIATIANVIKGLKMVLLYTVAVLWMLQRLQLAPASLLTLGALIALAISFAAQSLVKDLVNGFLILLEDQFRIGDNIRVGDVSGMVENLNLRVTQIRSDEGGLITLPNSLISTVENRSRTWARTDFQIEVAYNTDVDRALAIVRETVEQMAQDPEWQSVILDTQEVFGVEQLSHSGIVIRNWIKTAPLKQWLVARELRRRIKIAFDQNQIQIGIPRQVWLKNGSAQANRCEHSN